A window from Desulfobacterales bacterium encodes these proteins:
- a CDS encoding response regulator, with protein sequence MVHGRDANNSGHDQSGGRGTVFGGLGRRLFVLFLVISLVPLAVVSWLSYHNARQSLKNRAIQSMSVAVQLKKRYFQAFFTERLNDLRTQAGLTGNVELLERLAQGKGAGPRDNPVPTTPGQVSVTGAAADLDDFRRTQGYDAILLIDPSGVVLHRTGSGPQPGFNIFSGPHSDSSFSRACRKALARPGRPFCSDMGYFTVDAREPELFLVQAIKNNSKVLIGLMALQMPIGPINDILREHTGQSLTGETLLVGADRLIRSDSRFDRKPTALKKRVNMDWFQEELTRPANASGPLFPHRDPWQARLYTNFRGQRVLGVHSHLETLRPLGLHWTIIAEIAEAEALEAATTLQYIIIGLVSITALLVLLLAWTATRRIVAPVLAISAWARRVATGDLAPAEIPWATHEITELKNSFGHVVASLNVVTQVCKQIAVGDFDTSVAIRGDQDQLGRAVNQMAENLRAVVRQTDGVAQGDYTIEISPRSEKDKLGRALFHMTSTLGRLNAEKERQLWLQSSLTALGDRLHGEHDLRTLSHNILSCIAELLKIQVATMFLIKDEQLNMVGMYAFEKNIDAVRSFRIGRGLVGRAGLDEKIVVRNSLPPDYFGINLDRADVTPDHLVVVPFFFENKIKGVMEFGCHGRPSGRQLEFLEQAAKNIGIAVNTTESRIRTAILLEQTTQQAEELQVQQEELRQANEELEEQTRALKISEERLQERQEELHIANDMLADRARALETARREIEEKARDLEVTSRYKSDFLANMSHELRTPLNSILILSQLLARNKGGTLTAKQLEYTQTIHTSGSDLLQLINEVLDLAKVESGRLEAHLEEVELEQLIEKLTRGFKQLAAEKGVRLAVILEKGLPATIRTDHQRLLQILRNLLANAFKFTEHGTVTLRLFKPDPATRFTRSRLDPAGAVAFAVTDTGIGIPGSKHDLIFKAFYQADGTTSRKFGGTGLGLSISRRLAKLLGGEIQLQSARGKGSTFTLFVPREPRHPVTTEAAEVPPPLPSPARSRPRGPDKTPAAAQQPETARETIKDDRRNLADTDGSLLVIEHDPILLKQLLDLCREMGFKCLLAEDGEAGLHLADYHRPSGIILAAGLPGINGREVLARLKDNPRTRPIPVHLISAADAPPEGLLAEATLFLHRVKGNRPRGRQRLRRLAHDREPLFQGRRIMVVDDDMRNVFALSSVLEDKGFEIIAARNGRESLEKISRQPDIDLVLMDIMMPEMDGYQAIAALRKQARFQSLPIIALTAKAMQGDRHKCIAAGASDYLAKPFDTEKLLSLLRVWLYR encoded by the coding sequence ATGGTTCACGGCAGAGATGCCAATAACAGCGGCCACGACCAGTCCGGCGGCCGGGGCACTGTTTTCGGGGGACTGGGCAGAAGGCTCTTTGTCCTGTTTCTTGTCATCTCGCTGGTTCCCCTGGCCGTGGTCAGCTGGCTGAGTTATCACAACGCCCGGCAGAGCCTGAAGAACAGGGCAATCCAGTCGATGTCCGTTGCGGTACAGCTCAAGAAACGATATTTCCAGGCCTTTTTCACGGAACGGTTGAACGACCTGCGCACCCAGGCCGGCCTGACCGGGAATGTGGAATTGCTGGAAAGACTGGCGCAGGGGAAAGGGGCCGGGCCCAGGGACAATCCGGTTCCGACAACTCCCGGACAGGTATCTGTCACCGGCGCGGCAGCGGATCTCGACGATTTCAGACGGACGCAGGGCTATGACGCCATCCTCCTTATCGACCCGTCGGGAGTTGTCCTGCACAGGACCGGCTCCGGCCCGCAACCTGGATTCAATATATTCTCCGGTCCCCATTCCGACAGCTCCTTTTCCCGCGCCTGCCGCAAGGCCCTGGCCCGGCCCGGCCGGCCCTTCTGTTCGGACATGGGATATTTCACCGTGGACGCCCGCGAACCGGAACTCTTCCTGGTCCAGGCAATAAAAAACAACTCCAAGGTGCTGATCGGGCTGATGGCCCTGCAGATGCCCATCGGGCCGATCAACGATATCCTGCGGGAACATACCGGCCAGAGTCTGACCGGAGAGACCCTGCTGGTCGGCGCTGACCGGCTGATACGCTCCGACTCCCGCTTCGACCGGAAACCAACGGCCCTGAAAAAAAGGGTGAACATGGACTGGTTCCAGGAAGAACTGACCCGGCCGGCGAACGCTTCCGGCCCGCTTTTCCCCCACAGAGACCCCTGGCAGGCCAGGCTTTATACCAACTTTCGCGGCCAGCGGGTGCTGGGCGTACACAGTCATCTGGAGACTCTCCGGCCGTTGGGCCTGCACTGGACGATTATCGCCGAGATCGCCGAGGCCGAGGCCCTTGAGGCGGCAACCACCCTGCAGTATATCATCATCGGCCTGGTATCGATCACCGCCCTGCTGGTCCTCCTCCTGGCCTGGACCGCCACCCGCCGGATCGTGGCCCCGGTCCTGGCCATCTCCGCCTGGGCCAGGCGGGTGGCAACCGGTGATCTCGCCCCGGCCGAAATCCCCTGGGCCACCCACGAGATCACTGAGTTGAAGAACAGCTTCGGCCACGTGGTGGCCTCGCTCAACGTGGTGACCCAGGTCTGCAAGCAGATCGCGGTGGGTGATTTTGATACCTCGGTTGCCATCCGCGGCGACCAGGACCAGTTGGGCCGGGCAGTGAACCAGATGGCCGAGAACCTGCGGGCCGTGGTCCGCCAGACCGACGGCGTGGCCCAGGGCGACTATACCATTGAGATCAGCCCCCGCTCGGAAAAGGACAAACTGGGCCGGGCCCTGTTTCACATGACCAGCACCCTGGGCCGGCTCAATGCGGAAAAGGAACGACAACTATGGCTCCAGAGCAGTCTGACCGCGCTGGGCGACCGGCTCCACGGCGAACATGACCTCAGAACCCTGTCCCACAACATCCTGAGCTGCATCGCCGAGCTGCTCAAGATCCAGGTCGCCACCATGTTTCTGATCAAGGACGAACAACTGAACATGGTCGGCATGTATGCCTTTGAAAAAAACATCGATGCGGTTCGATCCTTCAGGATCGGCCGCGGACTGGTGGGCCGGGCCGGGCTGGACGAAAAAATAGTGGTCCGCAACAGCCTGCCGCCGGACTATTTCGGCATCAACCTTGACCGGGCCGATGTTACGCCCGACCACCTCGTTGTTGTGCCGTTCTTCTTTGAAAACAAAATCAAGGGAGTAATGGAATTCGGTTGCCATGGCCGACCCAGCGGCCGGCAACTCGAGTTTCTCGAACAGGCCGCGAAAAACATCGGCATTGCGGTCAATACCACCGAGTCCCGCATCAGGACCGCCATCCTGCTCGAACAGACCACCCAACAGGCCGAGGAACTTCAGGTGCAGCAGGAGGAACTGCGCCAGGCCAACGAGGAACTGGAGGAACAGACCCGGGCGCTCAAGATCTCAGAGGAAAGGCTCCAGGAACGGCAGGAGGAGCTGCACATAGCCAATGACATGCTGGCGGACCGGGCCCGGGCCCTGGAAACCGCCCGCCGGGAGATCGAGGAAAAGGCCCGTGACCTCGAGGTCACCAGCCGGTACAAATCCGACTTCCTGGCCAACATGTCCCATGAGTTGCGCACCCCTTTGAACAGCATCCTGATTCTCTCCCAGCTCCTGGCCCGGAACAAGGGAGGGACCCTCACCGCCAAACAACTGGAATATACGCAGACCATCCACACCTCCGGCTCCGACCTGCTCCAGCTGATCAACGAGGTACTCGACCTGGCCAAGGTCGAGTCCGGCCGGCTGGAGGCCCATCTTGAAGAGGTCGAACTGGAGCAACTCATCGAAAAGTTGACCCGCGGCTTCAAACAGCTTGCCGCGGAAAAGGGTGTTCGCCTGGCAGTTATCCTGGAAAAGGGGCTGCCCGCCACGATCCGCACCGATCACCAGCGGCTGCTCCAGATCTTGAGAAACCTGCTGGCCAATGCCTTCAAGTTCACCGAGCACGGCACAGTGACCCTGCGGCTGTTCAAACCCGACCCGGCCACCCGTTTTACGCGCAGCCGGCTGGACCCGGCCGGGGCCGTTGCCTTTGCGGTCACCGACACCGGGATCGGCATCCCCGGGAGCAAGCATGACCTGATCTTCAAGGCCTTTTATCAGGCGGACGGCACCACCAGCCGTAAATTCGGCGGCACCGGTCTTGGACTGTCCATCTCCCGGCGGCTGGCCAAACTCCTTGGCGGCGAGATTCAACTGCAAAGCGCCCGGGGCAAGGGCAGCACCTTTACCTTGTTCGTCCCCAGGGAGCCGCGGCACCCAGTTACCACGGAAGCCGCGGAGGTGCCGCCGCCATTGCCGAGCCCGGCACGATCCCGGCCCCGGGGGCCTGACAAGACGCCAGCGGCCGCACAGCAACCGGAAACGGCCCGGGAAACGATCAAGGACGACCGGAGAAACCTTGCCGATACCGATGGCTCCCTGCTGGTTATCGAGCATGACCCGATCCTTTTGAAACAACTTCTCGACCTGTGCCGGGAAATGGGTTTCAAGTGTCTGCTCGCCGAGGATGGAGAGGCAGGGCTTCACCTTGCCGACTATCACCGGCCCAGCGGGATCATTCTCGCTGCCGGGCTGCCGGGCATCAACGGCCGTGAGGTCCTGGCCCGGCTCAAGGACAATCCCCGGACCCGCCCCATCCCGGTCCACCTGATCTCCGCGGCCGACGCCCCGCCGGAAGGACTCCTGGCCGAAGCCACCCTCTTTCTCCACCGGGTGAAGGGCAACCGGCCCCGGGGCCGGCAACGGCTGCGCCGGCTGGCCCATGACCGGGAACCATTGTTCCAGGGCCGGCGGATTATGGTGGTGGACGACGACATGCGCAATGTGTTTGCCCTGTCCAGCGTACTCGAAGACAAGGGCTTTGAGATCATCGCGGCCCGCAACGGCCGTGAATCTCTTGAAAAAATCAGCAGACAACCGGATATCGACCTGGTGCTGATGGACATCATGATGCCGGAGATGGACGGCTACCAGGCCATTGCCGCCCTCAGGAAACAGGCCCGGTTTCAATCGCTGCCGATCATTGCCCTGACCGCCAAGGCGATGCAGGGCGACCGGCATAAATGTATCGCCGCCGGGGCCAGCGATTATCTGGCCAAGCCCTTTGAC
- a CDS encoding cupin domain-containing protein, translating to MRKIDLDTAREFDPKKMNKFLVHDSAYFRIINFNLSAGLTFPVHSHQLDGQLSILVIEGEGAFLGADNAEIPAKTGDILISDISEPHGVRAITDMRVIVTIAPPI from the coding sequence ATGAGGAAAATAGACCTGGATACGGCCCGTGAGTTTGATCCCAAAAAGATGAACAAGTTTCTGGTACACGATTCGGCCTATTTCCGGATCATCAATTTCAACCTGAGCGCCGGATTGACCTTTCCGGTCCACTCCCATCAGCTTGACGGTCAGTTGAGCATTCTGGTGATCGAGGGGGAGGGGGCCTTCCTGGGCGCGGATAACGCTGAAATTCCGGCCAAGACCGGTGATATCCTTATCTCGGACATCAGTGAGCCGCACGGGGTCCGGGCCATCACCGACATGCGGGTCATTGTCACCATTGCCCCGCCGATCTGA